One stretch of Oncorhynchus clarkii lewisi isolate Uvic-CL-2024 chromosome 1, UVic_Ocla_1.0, whole genome shotgun sequence DNA includes these proteins:
- the LOC139406394 gene encoding LOW QUALITY PROTEIN: uncharacterized protein (The sequence of the model RefSeq protein was modified relative to this genomic sequence to represent the inferred CDS: substituted 2 bases at 2 genomic stop codons): MHNSVRLGRQIACALSEQMQKKRTIPGLHHDGQWVTCLLYNTTVACLKKIIGGVNVDFIAMGKTESLTXLLLYFTFXQTNTGIVGLVGFVGPGGVGRNLADSLNRMGQRPLFISAIGTDSHSDAVLNYSQHMCTRGVARLQEQRTATYCAGMTENGDLSLGLGDRHNSQQITEQYFLVVLVFPVLTFLPVLILPAVLYLSDSDLDYNPLPALWYEPANSDKAYNHLLSDSWKALASTSPNLAELCTMNKLQYFSKCLLTSFVEEVLSCAMVLTCPLLDNLHCVVVTLGAMAVLLCGGDPGGHPWECYCVVVTLGAMSVLLCGGNPGGHGSATVWRDLLPRRGTRKGQLCAIHYPALAQTTEETVNVSRVGDCLAGGITAGMFPGRDTQSCVKMGLLATCLSLPSPHPTCPTLTTDYVEPNNVQPP, translated from the exons ATGCATAATAGTGTCAGGTTGGGCAGGCAGATAGCCTGTGCACTGTCTGAACAAATGCAGAAGAAGAGGACTATTCCTGGTCTTCAC CATGATGGACAGTGGGTGACATGCTTGCTGTACAATACCACtgtggcttgtttaaaaaaaatcataggTGGTGTGAACGTGGATTTTATTGCAATGGGGAAAACAGAGTCGCTT ACATAACTACTTTTATATTTCACATTTTGACAGACGAATACTGGAATTGTTGGCCTTGTTGGCTTTGTTGGCCCTGGTGGAGTAGGAAGGAACCTTGCTG ACTCTCTGAACAGAATGGGACAAAGACCTCTGTTCATCTCAGCCATTGGAACTGACTCtcacagtgatgctgtactgaaCTACTCTCAGCACATG TGCACCAGAGGCGTCGCCAGGCTTCAAGAGCAGAGGACCGCAACTTATTGTGCCGGGATGACTGAGAACGGTGACCTGAGTCTCGGATTGGGCGACAGGCATAACAGCCAGCAAATCACAGAACAGTAT TTTTTGGTTGTCTTagtcttcccagttctgacctttctgcctgtcctgatcctgcccgctgtcctgtacctgtccgACTCTGATTTGGATTACAACCCTTTGCCTGCCC TGTGGTATGAGCCAGCTAATTCTGACAAGGCATACAATCATCTCCTGTCTGACAGCTGGAAGGCCCTGGCCTCCACCTCCCCCAACCTGGCTGAGCTGTGTACCATGAATAAGCTGCAATACTTCAGCAAATGCT TGCTGACTAGCTTTGTGGAGGAGGTTCTGAGCTGTGCCATGGTTCTCACATGCCCCCTATTGGACAATCTGCACTGTGTGGTGGTGACCCTGGGGGCCATGGCAGTGCTGCTGTGTGGTGGTGACCCTGGGGGCCAT CCATGGGAGTGCTACTGTGTGGTGGTGACCCTGGGGGCCATGTCAGTGCTGCTGTGTGGTGGTAACCCTGGGGGCCATGGGAGTGCTACTGTGTGGAGAGACCTGCTGCCTAGGAGAGGAACAAGG AAGGGTCAGCTATGCGCCATCCACTACCCTGCTTTGGCTCAGACCACAGAGGAAACAGTGAATGTCTCAAGAGTAGGAGATTG TCTTGCAGGTGGGATAACGGCTGGGATGTTCCCGGGCAGAGACACTCAAAGCTGTGTTAAGATGGGGCTCCTGGCAACATGCCTGTCACTGCCCTCCCCACACCCCACCTGCCCAACTCTGACCACAGACTATGTTGAACCAAACAATGTCCAACCGCCTTAA